One window of Streptomyces sp. FIT100 genomic DNA carries:
- a CDS encoding ABC transporter ATP-binding protein, which yields MIRFDAVDKRFPNGTTAVSGLTMELPEGGITVLVGSSGCGKTTTLRMINRMVEPTSGAIHVGGVDVRSQDAALLRRSIGYVIQQAGLFPHRTVLDNIATVPLLLGWGRRKARARAAELLETVGLAAETGRRYPHQLSGGQQQRVGVARALAADPPVLLMDEPFGAVDPVVRSQLQDELLRLQRELNKTIAFVTHDIDEAVRLGDRIAVFRTGGHLVQYAEPAELLARPADEFVADFLGAERGLKLLSLSTLAGVPQAEAPEGGRWRLVLDESGAPLGWRDNDAIQDAPPRPVRPLRDGDSLLSALNESVASPTGLVARVDADGVLTGVTSRDDIHTHAGAAHAKAAVAKAKAAKDAGAKAADGKGAAGKGAAGKAAVAP from the coding sequence ATGATCAGATTCGACGCAGTGGACAAGCGCTTCCCCAACGGCACCACGGCGGTCAGCGGTCTCACCATGGAGCTGCCGGAGGGCGGGATCACCGTCCTCGTCGGCTCCTCCGGGTGCGGCAAGACCACCACCCTTCGCATGATCAACCGCATGGTCGAGCCGACCTCCGGCGCCATCCACGTCGGCGGCGTGGACGTCCGGTCCCAGGATGCGGCCCTGCTGCGGCGCTCCATCGGGTACGTGATCCAGCAGGCGGGCCTCTTCCCGCACCGCACGGTCCTCGACAACATCGCCACGGTGCCGCTGCTGCTGGGCTGGGGCCGCCGCAAGGCGCGCGCCCGGGCGGCGGAGCTCCTGGAGACCGTCGGCCTCGCCGCCGAGACCGGCAGGCGCTACCCGCACCAGCTCTCCGGCGGCCAGCAGCAGCGGGTCGGCGTGGCGCGGGCGCTGGCCGCGGATCCGCCGGTGCTGCTGATGGACGAGCCCTTCGGCGCGGTCGACCCGGTCGTACGCAGCCAGCTCCAGGATGAACTGCTGCGGCTCCAGCGGGAGTTGAACAAGACGATCGCCTTCGTCACCCATGACATCGACGAGGCCGTCCGCCTCGGGGACCGCATCGCCGTCTTCCGCACCGGCGGCCACCTCGTCCAGTACGCCGAGCCCGCCGAGCTGCTGGCCCGCCCCGCGGACGAGTTCGTCGCGGACTTCCTCGGCGCGGAGCGCGGGCTGAAGCTCCTGTCGCTGAGCACGCTCGCCGGTGTGCCGCAGGCGGAGGCCCCCGAGGGCGGCCGCTGGCGGCTCGTCCTGGACGAGTCCGGCGCCCCGCTCGGCTGGCGCGACAACGATGCCATCCAGGACGCGCCGCCCCGCCCCGTGCGCCCGCTGCGCGACGGCGACTCGCTGCTCTCCGCGCTGAACGAGTCGGTCGCGTCCCCGACGGGCCTCGTCGCCCGCGTCGACGCGGACGGCGTCCTCACCGGCGTCACGTCCCGCGACGACATCCACACCCACGCGGGCGCGGCCCACGCGAAGGCGGCGGTCGCGAAGGCCAAGGCCGCGAAGGACGCAGGCGCAAAGGCCGCAGACGGGAAGGGCGCCGCCGGGAAGGGCGCGGCCGGGAAGGCGGCGGTCGCCCCATGA
- a CDS encoding roadblock/LC7 domain-containing protein, which yields MTASPGVLDELTRLRARLPQVTGALAASVDGLVLARDTPDAEAEGVAALTAAALGVAVRLTEATGQGGFRELLVRGDSGYVATYAAGPAAVLTVTAEPRVNVGRLHLEARRAGARIGELVESAIDRTDRPDRTDRQDRQDRTDRPDRTDRHERRAPHTSTPG from the coding sequence ATGACCGCGAGCCCCGGAGTCCTCGACGAACTCACCCGGTTGAGGGCCCGGTTGCCGCAGGTCACCGGCGCCCTCGCGGCCAGCGTCGACGGCCTCGTACTGGCCCGGGACACCCCGGACGCGGAGGCGGAAGGCGTCGCCGCGCTGACCGCGGCGGCCCTCGGCGTGGCCGTGCGGCTCACCGAGGCCACCGGCCAGGGCGGCTTCCGCGAACTGCTCGTGCGCGGCGACAGCGGCTACGTGGCGACGTACGCGGCCGGGCCCGCGGCCGTGCTCACCGTCACCGCGGAACCGCGCGTCAACGTCGGGCGGCTGCACCTCGAAGCCCGCCGCGCCGGAGCGCGCATAGGCGAACTCGTCGAGAGCGCCATCGACCGCACCGACCGCCCGGACCGCACCGACCGTCAGGACCGTCAGGACCGCACCGACCGCCCGGACCGCACCGACCGCCACGAGCGCCGTGCCCCCCACACCTCAACTCCCGGCTGA
- a CDS encoding ABC transporter permease — protein sequence MTVDWSWLADHTGDLATLTLTHLQAALSAVFFGLVISLPLAVVAHRIRPLRGFLLGLSNVLFTIPSIAVFVLLLPVSGLTRTTTVTGLTIYTLVVLLRNTVEGLDSVPARTKEAAKAMGTRPLRTLLTVELPLALPVIMAGVRIATVMSISLVSVATYIGDGGLGQLFTDGFQRGFPTPVIAGVVLTLLLALAADALLVAVQHLLTPWRRKRA from the coding sequence ATGACCGTCGACTGGAGCTGGCTCGCCGACCACACCGGCGATCTCGCCACGCTGACCCTCACCCATCTCCAGGCCGCCCTGTCCGCCGTGTTCTTCGGGCTCGTCATCTCGCTGCCGCTCGCCGTGGTGGCCCACCGGATACGACCGCTGCGCGGGTTCCTGCTCGGGCTGTCGAACGTGCTGTTCACGATCCCGTCCATCGCGGTGTTCGTGCTGCTGCTCCCGGTCTCCGGACTCACCCGCACCACCACCGTGACCGGGCTGACGATCTACACCCTGGTGGTCCTGCTCCGGAACACCGTCGAGGGGCTCGACTCGGTCCCGGCGAGGACCAAGGAGGCGGCAAAGGCCATGGGCACCCGGCCGCTGCGCACCTTGCTCACCGTGGAGCTGCCGCTCGCCCTGCCCGTGATCATGGCCGGCGTGCGGATCGCGACCGTCATGTCCATCTCGCTCGTCAGCGTCGCCACGTACATCGGCGACGGCGGCCTCGGACAGCTCTTCACCGACGGTTTCCAGCGCGGCTTCCCCACCCCGGTCATCGCCGGAGTCGTCCTCACACTGCTCCTCGCGCTGGCCGCGGACGCACTGCTGGTCGCCGTGCAGCACCTCCTCACCCCCTGGCGAAGGAAGCGGGCCTGA
- a CDS encoding transcriptional regulator, whose translation MLLRLAAERATGALLRDRGTLYLVDGQVVHAESPAAPGIDVLLTAGGRLGPDGWQEALREAGAQGRVGRHLVDSGRLSGGELEICHLGALYDAAYFALAPSSGPARFRYGVAHWIGPVRPVSAEAVERETLRRRALLDRLWAHPETDTAPVVPARRTAGVRAAPRRRAVLDLADGVRTPADIARALGRPAFHTLIDVRRLAAAGLVETPRTDTGTTLSEPPPEVARVMEMSVDPDVALLRRLRDALEATL comes from the coding sequence ATGCTGCTGCGGCTCGCCGCCGAGCGGGCCACGGGCGCGCTGTTACGCGACCGGGGAACGCTCTATCTCGTCGACGGGCAGGTGGTACATGCCGAGAGCCCCGCAGCGCCCGGTATCGACGTCCTGCTGACCGCCGGCGGGCGGCTGGGCCCCGACGGCTGGCAGGAGGCCCTGCGGGAGGCCGGGGCGCAGGGCAGGGTCGGCCGCCATCTCGTCGACAGCGGCCGGCTCAGCGGCGGCGAGCTGGAGATCTGCCATCTCGGAGCGCTGTACGACGCCGCGTACTTCGCGCTCGCGCCCAGCAGCGGCCCCGCCCGCTTCCGCTACGGGGTGGCGCACTGGATCGGCCCCGTGCGGCCCGTGTCGGCCGAGGCCGTCGAGCGGGAGACGTTACGGCGCCGGGCCCTGCTCGACCGGCTGTGGGCCCATCCCGAGACGGACACCGCACCCGTCGTGCCCGCGCGCCGCACCGCCGGGGTACGCGCCGCACCGCGCCGGCGCGCCGTGCTCGACCTGGCCGACGGGGTGCGCACGCCCGCCGACATCGCCCGGGCCCTCGGCCGTCCCGCCTTCCACACCCTGATCGACGTCCGCCGGCTCGCCGCGGCCGGGCTCGTCGAGACCCCGCGCACCGACACCGGCACCACCTTGTCCGAACCACCACCCGAAGTCGCCCGCGTCATGGAGATGTCCGTGGACCCGGACGTCGCCCTGCTCCGCCGACTCCGTGACGCCCTGGAGGCAACGCTGTGA
- a CDS encoding IS110 family transposase codes for MTVPEIWAGVDIGKTHHHAMVINTDGERLLSRRVENDESELLELIGDVLAISTDVLWAVDLNHGGAALLIGLLLSHDQSMTYLTGLAVHRASASYRGEGKTDERDAFVIADQARVRRDLGVLRPGDELAVDLRTLTTRRLDVVFDRTRQINRLRAQLLEIFPALERSVDLMKKGHVTLLRGYQTPAAIRRAGAQRIETWLKNRKVRSAAAVAKMAVEAAQAQMTALPGEALAAAMVARLAKGVMALDEEIAELDDLIEVRFREHPHAEVILSLPGMGPKLGAEFIATTGGDMDAFGSADRLAGFAGLAPQPRDSGRVSGNLRRPRRYHRGLLRAMYLSAMASLPACPASKAYYRRKRSEGKGHKQALLALARRRLNVLWAMIRDGACYHASPPVTSAP; via the coding sequence GTGACCGTGCCCGAGATCTGGGCCGGAGTGGACATCGGCAAGACGCACCACCATGCGATGGTGATCAACACGGACGGCGAACGGCTGCTGTCCCGCCGCGTCGAGAATGACGAGTCCGAACTGCTGGAGCTGATCGGGGATGTCCTGGCGATATCCACCGACGTGCTGTGGGCGGTCGATCTGAACCACGGCGGCGCCGCCCTGCTGATCGGGCTGCTGCTCTCGCACGACCAGTCCATGACCTACCTCACCGGTCTTGCCGTGCATCGGGCCTCGGCGTCTTACCGGGGTGAGGGAAAGACGGACGAGCGGGATGCCTTCGTCATCGCGGACCAGGCCCGTGTCCGCCGCGATCTGGGGGTGCTGCGGCCCGGGGACGAGCTGGCTGTCGATCTGCGCACGCTGACCACCCGGCGCCTGGACGTCGTCTTTGACCGCACCCGGCAGATCAACCGGCTGAGGGCACAACTTCTGGAGATCTTCCCAGCGTTGGAGCGTTCCGTGGACCTCATGAAGAAGGGACATGTCACGCTGCTGAGGGGCTATCAGACTCCGGCTGCGATCCGCCGTGCAGGCGCTCAGCGGATCGAGACTTGGCTGAAGAACCGCAAGGTCCGCAGTGCCGCCGCCGTCGCAAAGATGGCCGTGGAAGCGGCCCAGGCCCAGATGACCGCACTGCCTGGCGAGGCGCTGGCCGCAGCTATGGTGGCCCGCCTCGCGAAGGGGGTGATGGCCCTCGATGAAGAGATCGCCGAGCTCGACGACCTCATCGAGGTCCGGTTTCGCGAGCATCCCCACGCCGAGGTGATCCTCAGCCTGCCCGGCATGGGGCCCAAACTCGGGGCCGAGTTCATCGCCACGACCGGCGGCGACATGGACGCCTTCGGCAGCGCCGACCGCCTGGCCGGGTTCGCCGGCCTGGCTCCGCAGCCTCGTGACTCCGGCCGTGTCAGCGGCAACCTGCGCAGACCCCGCCGCTATCACCGCGGGCTGCTGCGTGCCATGTACCTCTCGGCGATGGCCAGCCTGCCGGCATGCCCGGCCTCCAAGGCGTACTACCGGCGAAAGCGGAGCGAAGGCAAGGGCCACAAGCAGGCCCTGCTCGCTCTCGCCCGCCGGCGCCTCAACGTCCTGTGGGCCATGATCCGTGACGGAGCGTGCTATCACGCTTCACCTCCCGTCACGTCCGCGCCTTGA
- a CDS encoding APC family permease gives MATSTTTDTPEHQPSLKRAIGPKLLILFVIGDILGTGIYATTGKVAGKVGGALWLPFVIGFVVAVMTAASYVELVGKYPKAAGAALYTQRAFKLPFLTFIIAFMVMCSGLSSASAAARAFSGDYFLEFTDAVPPTLIAILFILALAALALRGVSESVKTNVVLTLVELTGLLIILAIGAWAVLTGGGEPSRLGEFQAEGTGFALLTSVLGATALGFFAFVGFEDSVNMAEETKDPVRTFPRAIFLGVAVTGTIYVLVALVSSLLVDYRVLETSSGPLLEVVKAGGVDFPPKLFALIALFAVTNSALINIMMASRLCYGLANEKVLPRGMGRVLRNRRTPVTGIVFVTLIAIGLVSTGGIEGLGDTTAFLLLCVFTVVNIAVLVLRKDHVEHRHFRTPTILPVLGAITSLILASPLSERGTDVYIRAGVLIGIGIVLWGVNKVWMKVRHEEEASRR, from the coding sequence ATGGCCACATCCACAACCACGGACACACCGGAACACCAGCCGTCGCTCAAGCGGGCCATCGGCCCGAAGCTGCTGATCCTCTTCGTCATCGGCGACATCCTGGGCACCGGCATCTACGCCACGACCGGGAAGGTCGCGGGCAAGGTCGGCGGCGCGCTGTGGCTGCCGTTCGTGATCGGCTTCGTCGTCGCGGTGATGACGGCGGCGTCCTACGTCGAGCTCGTCGGCAAGTACCCGAAGGCGGCCGGTGCCGCGCTCTACACGCAGAGGGCGTTCAAGCTCCCCTTCCTGACCTTCATCATCGCCTTCATGGTGATGTGCTCGGGGCTGTCGTCCGCGAGCGCGGCCGCCCGCGCGTTCAGCGGCGACTACTTCCTGGAGTTCACCGATGCCGTCCCGCCGACGCTGATCGCGATCCTCTTCATCCTCGCGCTCGCCGCGCTCGCGCTGCGCGGTGTTTCCGAGTCCGTGAAGACCAACGTGGTGCTGACCCTCGTCGAACTGACCGGACTGCTGATCATCCTCGCGATCGGCGCGTGGGCGGTGCTGACGGGCGGCGGGGAGCCGTCCCGGCTGGGCGAGTTCCAGGCGGAGGGCACGGGGTTCGCGCTGCTGACGAGCGTGCTGGGCGCCACCGCGCTGGGCTTCTTCGCCTTCGTCGGCTTCGAGGACTCGGTCAACATGGCGGAGGAGACCAAGGATCCGGTGCGCACCTTCCCGCGCGCGATCTTCCTGGGAGTGGCCGTGACCGGCACGATCTATGTGCTGGTCGCGCTGGTGTCCTCGCTGCTCGTGGACTACCGGGTGCTGGAGACGTCGAGCGGGCCGCTGCTGGAGGTCGTCAAGGCCGGCGGTGTCGACTTCCCGCCGAAGCTCTTCGCGCTCATCGCGCTCTTCGCGGTCACCAACTCGGCGCTGATCAACATCATGATGGCCTCGCGGCTCTGCTACGGACTCGCCAACGAGAAGGTGCTGCCGCGCGGCATGGGCCGGGTGCTGCGCAACCGCCGTACGCCCGTCACCGGCATCGTCTTCGTCACCCTGATCGCCATCGGCCTCGTCTCGACGGGCGGGATCGAAGGGCTCGGCGACACCACGGCGTTCCTGCTGCTCTGCGTCTTCACGGTGGTCAATATCGCGGTGCTGGTGCTCCGCAAGGACCATGTCGAGCACCGGCACTTCCGTACGCCCACGATCCTGCCGGTACTGGGGGCGATCACCTCGCTCATCCTGGCCAGCCCGCTGTCGGAGCGGGGGACGGACGTGTACATCCGGGCGGGGGTGCTGATCGGGATCGGGATCGTGCTGTGGGGGGTCAACAAGGTGTGGATGAAGGTGCGGCACGAGGAAGAGGCGTCCCGACGCTGA
- a CDS encoding ABC transporter substrate-binding protein: MNRRTLLGGLLAAASVPALAACSSGITSLEGEGGTLGGGGSSKDGLTIGTANFTENQILGFLYAAVLGAAGVKTTVRPNLGTREILIPALRGGDIDLLPEYQGALLHYLDPKAEATEEGEMQNALAVALPAGLQVLPYGAAEDSDAFAVTRETAEKYGLRTLADLARQNGELVIGAAPEVKKRVVGVIGLKDVYGVEFKEFKSLDSSGPLVKGALKKGDVDVANLFTTDTDIKAEGWVVLEDPKNLVPGQHVVPLIADRKADSTVRKALARLGNALTTEALTELNRQVDKDKKDPEDVANAWAEANGLTKRA, translated from the coding sequence ATGAACCGACGCACCCTGCTCGGCGGACTGCTCGCCGCCGCCTCCGTCCCCGCGCTCGCCGCGTGCAGCAGTGGCATCACCTCCCTCGAAGGCGAGGGCGGCACCCTCGGCGGCGGCGGATCGAGCAAGGACGGGCTCACCATCGGCACGGCCAACTTCACCGAGAACCAGATACTCGGCTTCCTGTACGCCGCCGTGCTCGGCGCGGCCGGCGTGAAGACGACGGTCCGCCCCAACCTCGGCACCCGCGAGATCCTCATCCCCGCCCTCAGGGGCGGCGACATCGACCTCCTTCCCGAGTACCAGGGCGCGCTGCTCCACTACCTCGACCCGAAGGCGGAGGCCACCGAGGAGGGGGAGATGCAGAACGCCCTCGCTGTCGCCCTGCCGGCGGGCCTCCAGGTCCTTCCGTACGGCGCCGCCGAGGACTCCGACGCCTTCGCGGTCACCCGCGAGACCGCCGAGAAGTACGGCCTCAGGACCCTCGCCGACCTCGCCCGGCAGAACGGCGAGCTGGTCATCGGCGCCGCGCCCGAGGTGAAGAAGCGCGTCGTCGGCGTCATCGGGCTGAAGGACGTGTACGGCGTCGAGTTCAAGGAGTTCAAGTCCCTCGACTCCTCCGGACCGCTGGTGAAGGGCGCGCTGAAGAAGGGCGACGTGGACGTCGCGAACCTCTTCACCACCGACACCGACATCAAGGCCGAGGGCTGGGTCGTCCTGGAGGACCCCAAGAACCTCGTCCCGGGCCAGCACGTCGTCCCGCTGATCGCCGACCGCAAGGCCGACTCCACCGTCCGCAAGGCCCTCGCCCGCCTCGGCAACGCGCTCACCACCGAGGCGCTCACCGAGCTCAACCGCCAGGTCGACAAGGACAAGAAGGACCCGGAGGACGTCGCGAACGCCTGGGCCGAAGCCAACGGCCTGACGAAAAGGGCCTGA
- a CDS encoding MurR/RpiR family transcriptional regulator, with the protein MTETTNSPAARLQQLFEGHRLTPTQRRIAHCMVRRAADVAFLSSVELAELAGVSQPSVTRFAVALGFDGYPALRRHLREVAPAEPVADSGKDAFNEYQQAVHAEIENLRHLAEMLADPGPVEQAGRLLAASRPLPVLGLRAASSQARGFAYFAAKVHPDVRLLDEGGTMLADRIDAARRAGASALVCFALPRHPKEVVEALAYARECGLTVVTVADSAFAPVAAHSDLLIPAAVGTGLAFDTACAPMLLGRVLLESMCDGLPDAQARLEEFDARAAERGLFVE; encoded by the coding sequence ATGACCGAGACCACCAACAGCCCTGCCGCGCGGCTGCAGCAGCTGTTCGAGGGGCATCGGCTCACCCCGACCCAGCGCCGCATCGCCCACTGCATGGTGCGCCGCGCCGCCGACGTGGCGTTCCTCTCCAGCGTCGAACTGGCCGAGCTCGCCGGCGTCAGCCAGCCTTCCGTCACCCGCTTCGCCGTCGCGCTCGGCTTCGACGGCTACCCGGCGCTGCGCCGCCATCTGCGCGAGGTCGCGCCCGCCGAACCCGTCGCGGACTCGGGCAAGGACGCCTTCAACGAGTACCAGCAGGCCGTCCACGCCGAGATCGAGAACCTGCGGCACCTCGCCGAGATGCTCGCCGACCCGGGCCCGGTCGAGCAGGCGGGCCGGCTCCTCGCCGCCTCCCGGCCGCTGCCGGTGCTCGGCCTGCGCGCCGCCTCGTCCCAGGCACGCGGCTTCGCCTACTTCGCGGCCAAGGTCCACCCGGACGTCCGCCTCCTCGACGAGGGCGGCACGATGCTCGCCGACCGCATCGACGCCGCCCGGCGCGCGGGCGCGAGCGCGCTGGTCTGCTTCGCACTGCCGCGGCACCCGAAGGAGGTCGTGGAGGCGCTCGCCTACGCCCGCGAGTGCGGGCTGACCGTCGTCACGGTCGCCGACTCGGCCTTCGCCCCGGTCGCCGCCCACAGCGACCTGCTGATCCCGGCCGCCGTCGGCACGGGCCTCGCCTTCGACACGGCCTGTGCGCCGATGCTGCTGGGGCGGGTGCTGCTGGAGTCCATGTGCGACGGCCTGCCGGACGCGCAGGCGCGGCTGGAGGAGTTCGACGCACGGGCGGCGGAGCGGGGCCTGTTCGTGGAGTAG
- a CDS encoding ABC transporter permease, with the protein MYELFKDLGAWLTSGAQWQGPDGIAHRLAEHLQYSLLATLIAAAIALPVGLLIGHTGRGAFLAINLASFGRALPTVGLVVLVFLAGGLSMTPVYVALVALAVPAIVTNTYAGMTAVDPEVKDAARGQGMRGHQVLLRVELPLALPLIMTGLRLALIQVVATATIAAYVSFGGLGRYVFDGLAQRDLVQVLGGAVLVALVAVVLDLGLSALHRALFRHRTA; encoded by the coding sequence GTGTACGAGCTCTTCAAGGACCTCGGCGCCTGGCTCACCAGCGGCGCCCAGTGGCAGGGCCCCGACGGAATCGCCCACCGGCTCGCCGAGCACCTCCAGTACTCGCTGCTCGCCACGCTCATCGCCGCCGCGATCGCACTGCCGGTCGGGCTGCTCATCGGACACACCGGCCGCGGCGCCTTCCTCGCCATCAACCTCGCCTCGTTCGGCCGTGCGCTGCCCACCGTCGGCCTGGTCGTGCTGGTCTTCCTGGCGGGCGGTCTCTCCATGACCCCGGTGTACGTGGCGCTGGTGGCGCTCGCCGTGCCGGCGATCGTCACCAACACGTACGCCGGCATGACCGCCGTGGACCCGGAGGTGAAGGACGCCGCCCGCGGCCAGGGCATGCGCGGCCACCAGGTCCTCCTCCGCGTCGAACTCCCGCTCGCGCTGCCGCTGATCATGACCGGGCTGCGCCTGGCGCTCATCCAGGTCGTGGCCACGGCCACCATCGCGGCGTACGTCAGCTTCGGCGGACTCGGCCGGTACGTCTTCGACGGGCTCGCCCAGCGCGACCTCGTCCAGGTGCTCGGCGGAGCGGTTCTCGTGGCGCTCGTCGCCGTCGTCCTCGACCTGGGCCTCTCCGCCCTGCACCGCGCCCTCTTCCGGCACCGCACCGCATAA
- a CDS encoding aromatic amino acid ammonia-lyase produces MSSHMVDGSIGVAADVVVLDGQRLPVADIVRLADGAARPVPAPDAMKRVEYAWDAARELAASGRVYGRSTGVGANRSEDVPTDAAAGHGLRLLRSHAGAIGEPLPAREVRAMLAVRANQLLAGGAGLRPGVITALCGALETGAYPLVHEYGSVGTGDIAALAQMGLALAGEHPWRGPGPAPAAQPLDNNDALALISSNALTLGQSALALDELRRLVTATELVAALSLLAVDGSYEPYAEPVHEARPHPGSIAVAARMRAVLGAPARPTPPLGRIQDPYGFRCLPQIHGPAHDAADALEKALTVEINAAAENPLIRPDDHAAYHHGGFYLAGLALALDHFRLSLTQVARLSTSRLSALNEPAFTRLRPFLADTEPASSGVMILEYAAGAALGDLRACSAPASLGHAVLSRGVEEQASFASLAARQTLRASGPYRLVVGCELVAAVRALRQRDLRPDPELPVGRAFALAEAVLDEEAADRPLTDDVTAAATLIDTLGTLVDPDRGTA; encoded by the coding sequence ATGTCGTCCCACATGGTGGACGGATCGATCGGCGTCGCCGCCGACGTCGTCGTCCTCGACGGACAGCGCCTCCCCGTCGCCGACATCGTCCGGCTCGCCGACGGAGCCGCCCGCCCCGTGCCCGCCCCCGACGCGATGAAACGCGTCGAGTACGCCTGGGACGCCGCCCGCGAACTCGCCGCATCGGGCCGTGTGTACGGCCGCTCCACGGGCGTCGGCGCCAACCGGAGCGAGGACGTCCCCACCGACGCGGCCGCCGGCCACGGTCTGCGCCTGCTGCGCAGCCACGCCGGCGCCATCGGCGAGCCACTGCCGGCCCGCGAGGTCCGCGCCATGCTCGCCGTGCGCGCCAACCAACTCCTCGCGGGCGGCGCCGGACTGCGCCCCGGCGTGATCACCGCGCTCTGCGGGGCCCTGGAGACCGGCGCGTACCCCCTCGTCCACGAGTACGGCTCCGTCGGCACCGGCGACATCGCGGCGCTCGCCCAGATGGGCCTCGCCCTCGCCGGAGAGCACCCGTGGCGGGGCCCCGGCCCCGCACCCGCCGCCCAGCCCCTCGACAACAACGACGCCCTCGCGCTGATCAGCAGCAACGCGCTCACCCTCGGCCAGTCCGCGCTCGCCCTCGACGAACTGCGCCGCCTCGTCACCGCCACCGAACTCGTCGCAGCGCTCTCCCTCCTGGCCGTCGACGGCTCCTACGAGCCCTACGCCGAGCCCGTCCACGAGGCCCGCCCCCACCCCGGCTCCATCGCGGTCGCCGCGCGGATGCGCGCGGTGCTCGGCGCGCCCGCCCGTCCGACGCCCCCGCTCGGCCGGATCCAGGACCCGTACGGCTTCCGCTGCCTGCCGCAGATCCACGGGCCCGCGCACGACGCGGCGGACGCGCTGGAGAAGGCGCTCACCGTCGAGATCAACGCCGCTGCCGAGAACCCCCTGATCCGCCCCGACGACCACGCCGCCTACCACCACGGTGGCTTCTACCTCGCCGGACTCGCCCTCGCCCTCGACCACTTCAGGCTCTCGCTCACCCAGGTGGCCCGGCTCTCCACCTCCCGGCTCTCCGCGCTCAACGAGCCCGCCTTCACCCGGCTGCGGCCCTTCCTCGCGGACACCGAGCCCGCCTCGTCGGGGGTGATGATCCTCGAATACGCCGCAGGGGCGGCCCTCGGCGATCTTCGCGCCTGTTCCGCCCCCGCGTCCCTCGGCCACGCGGTACTGTCCCGTGGCGTCGAGGAGCAGGCCAGCTTCGCCTCGCTCGCCGCCCGCCAGACCCTTCGGGCGAGCGGCCCCTACCGGCTCGTCGTCGGCTGCGAACTCGTCGCCGCCGTACGGGCGCTGCGCCAGCGCGATCTGCGTCCCGACCCGGAGCTCCCGGTCGGGCGGGCCTTCGCGCTGGCCGAGGCCGTCCTCGACGAGGAAGCCGCCGACCGGCCGCTGACCGATGACGTGACGGCGGCGGCCACACTGATCGACACGCTGGGCACACTCGTTGATCCGGACAGGGGAACGGCATGA